The Streptomyces sp. NBC_00483 genome contains the following window.
CGCCACGTCTCCGGCAGCTATCTGCGCGACCACTGCGACGTCGTCCTCGACTCCAAGATCGCGATCGGTGACGCGGAGCTCACCCACGAAGGCGTCGACACCCCCTTCGCGCCCGCCTCCACGGTCACCGCCAGCGCCCTCATGCAGGCGACCCTCGCGACCTGCGCCGCGAACCTGGCCGACCGGGGCATCCAGCCCCCACTGCTGCGCTCGGGGAACGTCGACGGCGGCCTGGAATGGAACGCGAAGGTCTTCGAGGAGTACGGGGACCGGATCTACTACCGGCGCTGAACGGGACCGCCCGAGGGCTCCCGGCGCTGAACGGGACCGCCCGAGGGCTCCCGGCGCTGAACCGGGCCGCCCAAGCGCTCCCGGCGCTGAACCGGGCCGCCCAAGCGCTCCCGACCCCGTACCGGTCTATCGGTCTACCGGTCCGCCGCCAGCGCCCACGCCAGATCCACCGCACCCGCGATCCGCACCGCCACACTCTCCGCGTACACGGCGTCCCCGCGCTCGAACCCGACCCTGCTGGCGCCCCGCAGAAACGTCACCACACCCACCGTCCGGCCCCGGCTGCGCAGCACCGCGCACAACGCGAACACCGTGCCCTCCGGCCACTGCCGGTCCTGGGCCCAGTCCCCGCGCACCGCGCCGCCCTCCGCGGCGGCCCGCACCGAACCCGCCCGCTCCACGCACTGCAACGCCGGATGCCCCGCCGCGTACCGCACCGGCAGGGCGCCCCGCGACACCAACAGGCTCGGCCCCGGCGCCCCCGAAGGCGTGGCCGCGGCCCGCACCAGACGCAACGGCTCCTCGCTCGCCACCAGGTCGATCACCGCGTGATCCGCGAACCCGGCGAGCGCGAAATCCAGATGCACGGTCGCCGCCTCGGCCGGGTTCTCGCACTCGGCGGCGGCCCGCGCCGCGCGGTGCAACTGCTGCGACCGGAACCGGAGCTGCGCGGCCTCCTGCTCGTTCTGCTTCGCCTCGGTCACATCCTGGAACAGCCACCCCACGCCCAACGGCACCGGCTCCTCCGCGAGCGGCGACGCCAGCCGTACGAAACCGCTGCGCCAGCACCGGCGCTCCGTGCGCCCACCGGCCTCACCGGGCCGCCGCAGCGTCACCCACATCTCCGTCGGAGACGGCGGCGGGCCCTCGGCGAGCACATGGGCGAGCACGCTCTCCAGCTCCTCCACGCCCTGCCCGATCAGATCCCCGAGCGGCCGACCCAACGCGGCGGTGCGCCCGGTGCCCATGGCCCGCGCCGCATGCCCGTTCACCACGGCGGGCCGCAGATCCGCGTCGACGAGCACGACACCCCACGCGGCGTCCTCGAACAGCGCCTCGCTCAGCGCGATGGACCGCTCCAGATCGATCTGCGTGTGCACCTCACTGAAGGCGCAGTACACACCGGCGGGCTTCCCGTCGGGACCCCGCACGGCGGCCGACTGCGTCCGTACGAGCACCCGCCCGCCGTCCTTGGTGAGCAGCGCGAACTCGTTCACCTGCCGCCCGGGAGCGTGCATCGAGGCGAGCAGCCGCCCCTGCACCTCCTCCGCGTCCGCCGGCCGCACGGCCCACCCCGCGAACCCGTGCCGCCCCACGGCCTCCTCGGCCGACCAGCCGAGCACGCGCTCGGCCTCCCGGTTCCAATGGGTCACGACCCCATCGGCGTCGAAGGCGCACAACGCGGCGTCCATGCCGTCCAACAACGCGGCCAGCAGATCGGCCCCGTCCGGCTCCGGCTCCTCGGGCCCGAGCGCATCAGTGGTCCCACTACGCCGGGAAGCACTCACCTGGAACCCCCTGCAGGCTGTGTCGGCGCGACGAATTCCTCGTACCGCTCCAGATCATTCAACTCGAACGTGACGCATCCCACACGGACTTCAGGCAAGTTCGGAGAAACCCAAGAGCACATACAACCAGCATGCAACGCATGACGACATTGCCCGACGGCCGCCCCGTCCCGCCCACGACCTCCGACGAACGCACCACCCTCGTGGCCTGGTTGGACTTCCACCGCGAAACACTGGCCGTCAAATGCGCGAACCTGACGGACGAACAGTCACGCGCGCGTGCCGTCCCCTCCTCATCCCTCACCCTCCTCGGCCTGGTCCAACACCTGGCCGAGGTCGAACGCAACTGGTTCCAACGAGTCTTCGCCGCCGCCCCCGACACCCCTCCGGTCCACGACACAGGCGGCCCGGACGCCTTCACCCTCACCGAGGACCGCACCCTGTCCGACGCCCTGGCCGCCTGGCGCACCGAGGTCACCCGCGCCCGCGAACTCACCGCGACCGCCTCCCTCGACGCAACCGGCACCCTCTCCCCCCAGGAAGCCGCCTTCACCGGCGACCCCAAGGTCTCCCTCCGCTGGATCCTCACCCACATGATCGAGGAATACGCCCGCCACAACGGCCACGCGGACCTCCTGCGGGAGGCGATAGACGGGACGGCGGGGGCGTGACGCCCGCTTCAGAGGAACGCCGTGACGGCCGACGCGAACGCCTCCGGCGCTGCCCGGTGGACCAGGTGCCCGACCGGAATCGTCACCACGCGCCCGTCCGGTAGGCGTTGGGCCAGCTCGGCGATGCCGTCCTGAGGGACGTGGCTGCCCGGTCCGCCGGCGATCA
Protein-coding sequences here:
- a CDS encoding PAS domain-containing protein, with the protein product MSASRRSGTTDALGPEEPEPDGADLLAALLDGMDAALCAFDADGVVTHWNREAERVLGWSAEEAVGRHGFAGWAVRPADAEEVQGRLLASMHAPGRQVNEFALLTKDGGRVLVRTQSAAVRGPDGKPAGVYCAFSEVHTQIDLERSIALSEALFEDAAWGVVLVDADLRPAVVNGHAARAMGTGRTAALGRPLGDLIGQGVEELESVLAHVLAEGPPPSPTEMWVTLRRPGEAGGRTERRCWRSGFVRLASPLAEEPVPLGVGWLFQDVTEAKQNEQEAAQLRFRSQQLHRAARAAAECENPAEAATVHLDFALAGFADHAVIDLVASEEPLRLVRAAATPSGAPGPSLLVSRGALPVRYAAGHPALQCVERAGSVRAAAEGGAVRGDWAQDRQWPEGTVFALCAVLRSRGRTVGVVTFLRGASRVGFERGDAVYAESVAVRIAGAVDLAWALAADR
- a CDS encoding DinB family protein, with protein sequence MTTLPDGRPVPPTTSDERTTLVAWLDFHRETLAVKCANLTDEQSRARAVPSSSLTLLGLVQHLAEVERNWFQRVFAAAPDTPPVHDTGGPDAFTLTEDRTLSDALAAWRTEVTRARELTATASLDATGTLSPQEAAFTGDPKVSLRWILTHMIEEYARHNGHADLLREAIDGTAGA